The Dyadobacter sandarakinus DNA window GATGTCCGAAATCTTATCACCGTCAGCATCCGCTGGCATGCTCGCAGCCGAGCAGGGATCGGTCTGGTTATCAATTTCATCCGCATTGGAATAGCCGTCACCATCGTCGTCCAGGTCAGCGCGGTCTTCGCCTGTGCAGGCAGCAAAGTCCGCCGGCTCAAACACCATGATCGCATCGGCCCCGTAGGTAGCGGCCCAGATAGAACCCGGAAATACATCGTTGTCGCCCTGCGCAATCACATCCAGCGGCTGAGAGCCAAAACTTTGCGCAAAAGCAGCGTCCTGGTTGAGGCGGCTTTCACCCTTTTTATTGAGCACGTCATCGCCTGCCTCATTCAGTTTAATCCTGTAAATACGTCCGTTCCAGCAGGCGGCGAGCAGGTTGCCTTTCATGGCATTGTTGAAGTTCGAAGCCGTGTACTCCGCAATGCCATTGGTAGAAATTGGAAAAGTGAGCAGCGAATTGTCCGTTTCACCAGGGTTCTGGTAGTCGCCCTCAATCGGGTTTGCCATACTCAGCGGCACCGGCGGCCAGTCAGCCGGGAGCGGATGGTCGCCCGTCTTGCTGTTTCGCCACACGCTGTCGGTTGCCGAGCGGGTATATAGTCCTGCCCCGGCCGGATTCGCCCGGATCGGATTGGGGTGTCCGGCGTAGTAGCTGCCCGCTACGTAGGTATCGATGTTGCCTATGTAATGCAGCCCGTCCAGGTTGTTGACCTGCGGATCATTCATCCCGGGCCCGCTCGAACCCGGCTCTCCTTTCACATATTTGTTGGTCACCTTGCCGTCCGTACCTTCATTGTCCGGGCCTCCGCCCCATCCCTGGTTGGCACCATTGTCGACGGTGTACATTTTCCGCGATTGGGTAATCACGAGGTCGTAGGCATTGCGGTACCCGGTGGAGTATATTTTTACCGGACCATCCGTGGTGATCTTGGCCTGGTTCAGGCCATCATTGCCGCCAAAAGGATCATTCAGATCACTGCCGTCCGCATTGTTGGGCCGGGTAGGATCATCCAGCGTGGGCAGGTCATACTTGTATTTGGTATCGCCGCTTCCTTTGGTAGGCAGCGCGTCAATTTTGCCCAGATCCACAGCAATAATGGCGGCAGCCCAGGCATATTCGGTAATGTAGGCAAAGTTGGTCGAGGGAGCACCCGCATTGGTAAAGCCGCCCACCGCCACGTAAAGTGTATTGGTTTTTTTGTCGAGCTGCATGCCATTGTTTGCATGGTTTTCCTCGGAGCGCGGCAATGCGCGGATAAGGTCCACCTTGTCCCAGCCGTCCGAAGTTTTGGTCAGCCGGGATACGATGCCCGAGTTGGTATCCACGTTCAGATCACCATCCGGCCCGCCGATACGGCTGTCGCTGGAACCTACATAGATGACCGGCACCTCCGCGGTACCCGTAACGAGTATGCCGGTAATCTGGCGGTTTTTGACAGTGTTGTTCAGCGACCCGTCGTCATTGTGATTGGGGATTTTGTTGATGAGGCTGATGGTCTCGGTAGCCGTGGCGGTGTAATCGTTTTTCCCGTTCCTCTTGATGGTGTAGGCACGGATGATCCCGTCCTGCTGGGAAACATACAACCTGCCGTCCGGACCAAACTGCAGGGAGGTGGGATTTTTGATTTTGATCTCTTTCAGCCCGCTCGGGGTGAAGTTCACGCTTTGTGCTTTGGAAATGCCTGCATGAAGTAACAGCAGCACGCACATCATTCCTGCAAGCCACCCGATCGGGCGGAAGCCGGTAAAAGATTTTTTCATAGAGGTTTACGTATTAGTAGATACTTTTCACATTTTCGCGGAACCTGATCCTCATTACCAACTCAAAATCATCAACTTATGCGGGACGGGGCATTCCCTGGTTAATAATTTGCCAGGCAAATGGCCGCCCGGCTTGGTGTCATAGCGTTATAAAGTCCCTAAAAATACGGGCAAAGCGATGGAAAATAAAAGGTTTTTAGAATTAAATTGCTGATTGACAAAAACTTGTATCTACAATGTAGTAGAACTTTTGAGTAATTTAAATGCTGTATCGCCCGCACTGATGTATGTTGTTCCGGGAAGAGGTCTGGTGCGAGGGCCGGGGAAACGGTATGGTTTTTGTGACTGAGTTAAAATAAAAAGTTGCAAATCATCCCATTAATTTACCCCTGTTTAATTACATGAACGACTTTCCGATTACTGTCAAGCGATCCATTGAATTACTCGGCCTGGTACTGCTGGTGGCAGTACTGGCAGTAGGCAGTGATATTCTGATGCCTATTATCATGGCCTTCTTTATCAGCCTTGTGCTGCTCCCGGTTTTTCGTTTTTTAATCAAGTACCGGGTGCCGGAACCGATCGCCATTGTTTTGCCGATATTATTGCTGGTTGTTATTCTGGGATTAATCGTCTGGTTTTTTTCCTCTCAGATCAGAGACCTGGTGGCCGACTTTCCGCAGATCAGAAAGAACATTAATATTCACCTGCAGACCCTGAGCAACTGGGTTTACAAAATCAGTGATTACTCTACCACCGAGCAGGTCGAACTCATTAATAAGAATACAAATGATCTGTTGAGCTTTGCAGGAAAAACTGCAAGTGGCGCAGCTGTTACGCTCAGCTCGCTGTTCGTATTTCTCGGACTGCTCCCTATTTACATTTACCTCATCCTTTTTTACAAAAGCATTTTACTGCGCTTCATTTTCATGTGGTTCAAAGAAGATCATCATGAAAAAGTAAAGGAAGCGATTTACGAAACAGAATCTATTATCAAAAACTACCTTGTCGGACTGATGATCCAGGTTACTTATATGACTGTTTTGGTAGGCGGTATTTTGATGGCTGTGGGGATAAAACATGCATTGCTGATCGGTGTAATTTTCGCATTTCTTAACCTGATTCCCTATGTGGGCGCGTTGCTGGGAAATATCATCGGCGTTCTGATTACGCTGACGTCATCAACCGAGTTATGGCCGATTGTAACCGTACTTTGTGTAATTGCAGGTGTACAATTTCTTGATAACAATATACTGATGCCGCGCATTGTAGGCTCTAAAGTCAAGATCAATGCATTGTTCGCCATCCTCGGTGTCATTATCGGCGGCAACATCGCGGGCATATCCGGCATGTTCCTTTCCATGCCTATTATTGCGGTCCTGAAAGTGATATTCGACCGTACTACCCTGTTCAGGCAGTGGGGAGTACTGCTTGGGGACGAACGTCCGCCGCGCAGCCCGATGACCTTCCCGGTATTCCGGAAGCGAATCCCGATCCTGAGCAAAGGAAGCGTTCCCAAGAATTAAGAGCCACAAAAAAAGCCTGTGAAGACGATCTTCACAGGCTTTTAACTGCATAATCTATTTTCTTATTCCGCAACAGTCTCAGACTTTGGTTTGCGTCCGCGGCGTTTGCCGGTGTATTCAGGTTTTTCTTCATTGGAGGTCAGTTCCAATTCAAAACCGGTTACACCTTCCTCGTAATTAAAGAGCGTAACAACAAACTCATGCTTTGTATTGGCAAAATCAATGCCGCCTTTTTGCAGGATCAATGACAATGGAACCACATAACC harbors:
- a CDS encoding AI-2E family transporter, yielding MNDFPITVKRSIELLGLVLLVAVLAVGSDILMPIIMAFFISLVLLPVFRFLIKYRVPEPIAIVLPILLLVVILGLIVWFFSSQIRDLVADFPQIRKNINIHLQTLSNWVYKISDYSTTEQVELINKNTNDLLSFAGKTASGAAVTLSSLFVFLGLLPIYIYLILFYKSILLRFIFMWFKEDHHEKVKEAIYETESIIKNYLVGLMIQVTYMTVLVGGILMAVGIKHALLIGVIFAFLNLIPYVGALLGNIIGVLITLTSSTELWPIVTVLCVIAGVQFLDNNILMPRIVGSKVKINALFAILGVIIGGNIAGISGMFLSMPIIAVLKVIFDRTTLFRQWGVLLGDERPPRSPMTFPVFRKRIPILSKGSVPKN